In Natranaeroarchaeum aerophilus, a single genomic region encodes these proteins:
- the cdd gene encoding cytidine deaminase, whose protein sequence is MNDLIELAREARESSYAPYSEYHVGAALETSDGTTFTGCNIENANYSNSVHAEELALSEAVREGYREFERIAVSSSKLDGVTPCGMCRQSLAEFCPEDLEILCDEGENVSAYTLGELIPNTIHRGMLE, encoded by the coding sequence ATGAACGATCTAATCGAACTGGCTCGCGAGGCCCGCGAGTCGTCGTACGCACCCTACTCGGAGTATCACGTTGGCGCGGCGCTCGAAACGAGCGATGGGACGACCTTCACCGGCTGTAACATCGAGAACGCGAACTACTCGAACAGCGTCCACGCGGAGGAACTGGCCCTGTCGGAGGCAGTCCGCGAAGGATACCGTGAGTTCGAACGAATCGCAGTGAGTTCGAGCAAGCTAGACGGGGTCACTCCATGTGGGATGTGTCGACAGAGCCTTGCGGAGTTCTGTCCGGAGGACCTCGAAATCCTGTGTGATGAGGGAGAGAACGTCTCGGCGTACACGCTCGGCGAGCTGATCCCGAACACGATCCACCGGGGAATGCTGGAGTAG
- a CDS encoding phosphomannomutase, producing MDLFGTAGIRGPVRDRVTPGLALSVGQALGSYIRDVETDVVPTVVLGWDGRETSESLVAAVESGVTSAGVDILRVGELPTPALASCSEGRYGVMITASHNPPTDNGIKLFEDGKEFDSGAEGEIERLVTETGESAAWNEFGTSGRADELGTYRDRIAEYAVEALETNGEEPLSGVSVVVDCGNGVASVATPQVLRALGAHVVTLNANVDGTFPGRESKPTPETLTDLRAFLRDGEFDLGIGHDGDGDRIVIVGPDGDVVHEDTILAVLARHYVADSESEDPVVVTTPNASARIDEVVREEGGRTERVRLGALHEGIARERDAGTGETDVVFAAEPWKHIHTALGGWIDGVASAAVLTGLVASAGDVATLVEPITERPYRKISVPCPDAAKTPAMERIGRELPDQFPESDVSTEYGVRIELPDASWVLVRPSGTEEYVRFYAESDEIDNLVETTRAVVEDAIEASR from the coding sequence ATGGATCTGTTCGGGACTGCAGGAATACGCGGACCGGTACGGGATCGGGTCACACCCGGGCTCGCGCTGTCAGTCGGACAGGCGCTCGGCAGCTACATTCGCGACGTCGAGACCGACGTGGTACCGACAGTAGTACTCGGCTGGGACGGCCGCGAGACAAGCGAATCTCTCGTCGCGGCGGTCGAGTCGGGCGTCACCAGCGCTGGCGTCGACATTCTTCGGGTGGGGGAACTGCCGACTCCGGCGCTCGCGTCCTGCTCGGAGGGACGATACGGCGTGATGATCACGGCGAGCCACAACCCGCCGACCGACAATGGCATCAAACTGTTCGAGGATGGCAAGGAGTTCGACAGTGGAGCCGAAGGGGAGATCGAACGACTCGTCACCGAAACCGGCGAATCAGCGGCCTGGAACGAGTTCGGAACGTCGGGACGGGCCGACGAACTTGGCACCTACCGCGACCGGATCGCCGAGTACGCCGTCGAAGCACTGGAGACGAACGGTGAAGAGCCGCTCTCCGGCGTCTCCGTTGTCGTCGACTGTGGGAATGGGGTGGCAAGCGTCGCGACGCCGCAGGTCTTGCGCGCACTGGGCGCACACGTTGTCACTCTCAATGCGAACGTCGATGGAACGTTTCCGGGACGGGAGAGCAAGCCGACGCCGGAGACGCTCACAGATTTGCGCGCGTTCCTCCGGGACGGCGAGTTCGACCTGGGTATCGGCCACGATGGGGACGGAGACCGGATCGTCATCGTCGGCCCGGATGGCGATGTCGTCCACGAGGACACCATACTCGCCGTTCTGGCGCGGCACTATGTCGCCGACAGCGAGAGCGAAGATCCGGTCGTTGTCACGACACCCAACGCATCGGCCCGGATCGACGAGGTCGTCCGGGAAGAAGGCGGGCGAACCGAGCGGGTTCGCCTCGGTGCGCTCCACGAGGGAATCGCCCGCGAGCGTGACGCAGGGACCGGGGAGACCGACGTGGTTTTCGCCGCTGAACCGTGGAAGCATATTCATACTGCACTCGGCGGCTGGATCGATGGCGTGGCCAGTGCGGCCGTACTGACTGGACTCGTCGCCTCGGCAGGCGACGTTGCGACGCTCGTCGAACCGATCACCGAACGTCCCTACCGAAAGATCAGCGTTCCGTGTCCTGACGCCGCAAAAACGCCCGCAATGGAGCGTATCGGGCGTGAACTCCCCGATCAGTTTCCGGAAAGTGATGTCTCGACCGAATACGGCGTGCGGATCGAGCTCCCGGACGCCTCGTGGGTACTGGTCCGGCCCAGCGGGACCGAGGAGTACGTGCGGTTCTACGCGGAAAGCGACGAGATCGACAATCTGGTGGAGACGACGCGCGCGGTCGTCGAGGACGCAATCGAAGCTAGCCGATAG
- a CDS encoding helix-turn-helix transcriptional regulator: protein MSEKPHEIAEIVNRRWDCLDAIVEAPGAKGELVDRLETPRSTLDDIVRELERSGLVEYVDGEWRATTVGYYAHNSYEQFVGSLKGLQAVGDVLDPLCDVRSIGPAMLDGAVAHEATDPVPDAVIEEFLARIDEADRIRGFAPRAVSGYADTVPERAAETGTTLEMVMTEDIYDQLSTLYPPTDRPHSERELVSLFAGPVPYEYGLWIGDNSHAGLMVYTDHGIRGLIINESDAAVERATEQYEQVRENATPVTEQDGITADR from the coding sequence ATGTCAGAGAAACCACACGAAATCGCCGAAATCGTCAACCGACGCTGGGACTGTCTCGACGCAATCGTCGAGGCTCCCGGAGCGAAAGGGGAGCTAGTCGACCGCCTCGAGACACCGCGTTCGACGCTCGATGATATCGTTCGAGAACTCGAACGATCTGGACTCGTCGAGTACGTCGACGGGGAGTGGCGAGCAACTACCGTCGGCTACTATGCACACAACAGCTACGAGCAGTTCGTGGGATCGCTCAAGGGTCTACAGGCAGTAGGCGACGTTCTCGATCCGCTGTGCGACGTTCGGAGCATCGGCCCGGCAATGCTGGACGGTGCAGTCGCACACGAAGCGACTGATCCAGTACCTGATGCCGTAATCGAGGAGTTTCTCGCCCGTATCGATGAGGCAGATCGAATCAGAGGCTTTGCTCCCCGGGCCGTCTCAGGCTACGCCGATACCGTTCCAGAGCGTGCTGCAGAGACCGGCACGACCCTCGAAATGGTGATGACCGAAGATATCTACGATCAGCTATCGACCCTGTATCCCCCCACTGACCGGCCACACTCCGAGCGCGAGTTAGTATCGTTGTTCGCCGGACCTGTCCCCTACGAATACGGCCTCTGGATCGGCGACAATTCTCACGCTGGCCTGATGGTCTACACCGACCACGGTATCAGGGGTCTGATCATCAACGAGTCGGACGCGGCCGTCGAACGGGCGACCGAGCAGTACGAACAGGTCCGCGAAAACGCGACACCGGTCACCGAGCAGGACGGGATCACCGCCGACAGGTGA
- a CDS encoding response regulator: MEPAPGASILVVDDEERIADLYASHLEERYRVETAYSGLDALELIDDEFDVVLLDRRMPELTGDEVLDRIRGEGYEGKVVMVTATDPDFDILDMPFDEYVIKPVTGETIRNVVETQLLLDSYEMRLNEYFRIKSKLSALERTKSQFELDDNDRYEELTVLSTSIRDDLESLLDEHDELAFAEDEFLDE, encoded by the coding sequence ATGGAGCCAGCTCCCGGGGCATCGATACTGGTAGTCGATGACGAAGAGCGGATTGCTGACCTCTACGCGTCCCATCTCGAGGAACGCTATCGCGTCGAAACGGCCTACAGTGGACTCGATGCACTCGAACTGATCGATGACGAGTTCGATGTCGTTCTCCTCGATCGCCGGATGCCGGAACTGACCGGTGACGAGGTGCTCGACCGGATCAGAGGCGAGGGCTACGAGGGCAAGGTAGTGATGGTGACTGCCACGGACCCCGATTTCGATATCCTGGATATGCCGTTCGACGAGTACGTTATCAAACCCGTTACGGGCGAGACGATCCGGAACGTCGTCGAGACGCAACTACTGCTTGACTCATACGAGATGCGGCTCAACGAGTACTTCAGGATCAAATCGAAGTTGAGCGCACTCGAACGGACGAAATCGCAGTTCGAACTGGACGACAACGACCGGTATGAGGAGCTAACCGTGCTCTCGACGTCGATCCGGGACGATCTCGAATCGCTGCTCGACGAACACGACGAACTGGCGTTCGCCGAGGACGAGTTTCTCGACGAGTGA
- the citE gene encoding L-malyl-CoA/beta-methylmalyl-CoA lyase produces MTRLCRTFQTAPAAVPREDSAKYLRSGLTAEGFQLPDWLVPDLEDGTAPEMKDTALENTIELVDEHASGFPGEIWPRVQWGYDDEATRERGRQEIETLVRSVGDRIDGVVVPKVGRVEDVRAAASAIEEYETSYGHAPGSIELAVIVESARAVSDLDRIARLGDGRLAALVFGPVDYTAELGGRELDDGRPTWPGLLERLSNEASAGGLLAVGGPFDQLYRERAGVQFYNGDAYAEQVEREATVGLDGSWSLHPNQTAQANRIHMPRESELRQDVERIEAFEEAKSTGTGAVSVDGQMVDEATFKNFANTVETVRRIDETRPEQTAARYDDGLLGRALDLETSW; encoded by the coding sequence ATGACACGACTCTGTCGGACGTTCCAGACCGCACCCGCCGCCGTGCCCCGCGAGGACTCGGCGAAGTATCTACGCTCGGGACTCACCGCCGAGGGGTTCCAGCTACCGGACTGGCTCGTCCCGGATCTCGAGGACGGGACTGCCCCGGAAATGAAAGACACCGCGCTTGAAAACACGATCGAACTCGTCGACGAGCACGCCAGTGGCTTCCCCGGTGAGATCTGGCCCCGTGTCCAGTGGGGGTACGACGACGAGGCGACTCGCGAACGCGGTCGACAGGAGATCGAGACGCTCGTCCGCTCGGTCGGCGACCGGATCGACGGCGTCGTCGTCCCGAAGGTCGGCCGCGTCGAGGACGTCCGCGCCGCGGCGTCGGCGATCGAGGAGTACGAGACGTCTTACGGCCACGCTCCCGGCTCGATCGAACTCGCCGTCATCGTGGAATCCGCCCGGGCGGTGTCGGATCTCGACCGCATCGCACGGCTGGGCGACGGCCGTCTGGCCGCGCTCGTCTTCGGACCCGTCGACTACACGGCAGAACTCGGTGGGCGCGAACTCGACGATGGACGGCCGACCTGGCCCGGCCTGCTCGAACGACTCTCGAACGAGGCCAGTGCGGGCGGGCTGCTGGCGGTCGGCGGGCCGTTCGACCAGCTGTATCGCGAGCGCGCCGGCGTCCAGTTTTACAACGGCGACGCCTACGCCGAGCAGGTCGAGCGCGAGGCGACGGTCGGGCTCGACGGTAGCTGGTCGCTGCATCCAAATCAGACCGCACAGGCAAACCGGATCCACATGCCCCGGGAGTCGGAACTGCGTCAGGATGTCGAGCGGATTGAGGCGTTCGAGGAAGCCAAATCGACCGGCACCGGAGCGGTCTCCGTCGACGGTCAGATGGTCGACGAGGCGACGTTCAAGAACTTCGCGAACACCGTCGAGACGGTCCGGCGGATCGACGAGACGCGACCCGAGCAGACGGCTGCCAGATACGATGATGGACTCCTCGGACGCGCGCTCGATCTTGAGACGAGTTGGTAG